CTGCCACCTGGGGCGGCAGATATCCGCCGGCCGACCGGATGAATCTGAGCGAACCCAGGTCGTACTTTGATATATCCGCCTCAAGCATCCGAATCAGATGGGTAGGGACCACGCCGACAGCTGTGGCTTTTTCTTTTTCAATGAGCGCAAGGGCCGCATCCGGTGAAAATTCTTCCAGCATGACGGTTTTGGCCCCTGCAATGGGGGCGGCAAAATAGGTGAGGGTTCCTGCGGCACCGCCGGCATGGGGAGCTATGGCCATGGTGATGTCATCTTTGGTCAGGCTCCAGATATCCACCCGTCCCTTGGATGTGCATATGCGGGGAGCGGCCGGCCATTCCACCAGTTTGGGAATGCCTGTGGTACCGGAAGTTGTGGTGAGAATGGCCACATTTTCAATGGCATCCAGCCGTCTTTCTGCCAGAATGTTTTTGTCAATGGGTTGTTTAACTCGTTTTTCAACAATGGTGGGAAGGGAAAAAGTGCCCTGCGGTGCTCCTGGTGGAACCATATCATCAAACAGAAAAATATTTTGCAGGTGGGAAAACTCTTTTTGCAGATCTTCATACATCTCAAGATAGTTGAATTTGTTGTAGGTATGAAGAATAATAACGGCGGATGCTTTGGTTCTGTCCACCATATAGGTCAGCTCTTTTTTTCTCAGATAGGGGTATACGGTCAGAGAAATCAAACCGGCCCGTTCACAGGCAATTCTTGCAAGAAAACCATACACACTGTTGGGAGACTGAATGATTACTCTTGAATGTTTTTCAATACCCATTTCAACCCAGGATATGGCCATGGCATCAACCAGTTCCACAGCCTGCTGCCAGGTGAGTCTGTATTTTGAATCAACCAGTGCTTCCCGATCGGGAATTTCTCTGGCATTTTTTTCCCAGAAATCGTAAAAAGTTTCCTGGGTCCAGTATCCGTCACGGACAAATTCATCCGTCATTTCTTTTGTATATCTAATTGGTTTCACGTGACATCCTTTCCTTAAAATCCGAGTTCAGACCATCTTTCTTTGACCCTTTCAACCATGTCAGGATCCAGTTCAATGGGTATGGGTTTGTTTTTCCACTCATACGGGATGGTGGCGTCCATAAGGAGCCTGCCGGTGATGTCCCTTGTTTCAATGGGCAAAGACGGGTCAAGAGGCGTTGATCTCCCGCGCTTGATGACCTGGCTGCGGTTGGGCTGGAATCTGAAACTCAAAGCGTACATGACCCGGGGGATATCCCAGGGATCGATATCATCATCCACCACGATCACGGTCTTGAGACCGTATGCACCCATTTCAGTTGAAATGGCGGCTGTCAGAACCTGGTC
Above is a window of Desulfotignum balticum DSM 7044 DNA encoding:
- a CDS encoding AMP-binding protein, whose product is MKPIRYTKEMTDEFVRDGYWTQETFYDFWEKNAREIPDREALVDSKYRLTWQQAVELVDAMAISWVEMGIEKHSRVIIQSPNSVYGFLARIACERAGLISLTVYPYLRKKELTYMVDRTKASAVIILHTYNKFNYLEMYEDLQKEFSHLQNIFLFDDMVPPGAPQGTFSLPTIVEKRVKQPIDKNILAERRLDAIENVAILTTTSGTTGIPKLVEWPAAPRICTSKGRVDIWSLTKDDITMAIAPHAGGAAGTLTYFAAPIAGAKTVMLEEFSPDAALALIEKEKATAVGVVPTHLIRMLEADISKYDLGSLRFIRSAGGYLPPQVAEEAEAAFGASITSDLGTQDMGSVSGCRVKDSKDLRRRTVGRMLPGNKVRLAHQENREITVPDGEPGILYFRGPHAPAGYYRDEELTSTVFDKDGWTTTEDIVKFDQGCLWILGRAKDMIIRGGQNIYPAEVEGLLNDHPAVGSVAIVGYPDREMGERSAAYVIPKSGMNFDFKTMVDHLKSKDIAMFKLPEHLEIVAEFPTVGDSGKVNKETLKKDIREKLGL